From a single Collimonas pratensis genomic region:
- a CDS encoding alpha/beta hydrolase, with product MSVRTGALLIHGLGGTQFDLGSMHKVLQRAGVETHAVTLPGHGGQPEDLVNVRMEDWLDAVAAAYQELAPQYETFHVLGMCLGSLLALALCERVQHAKGKLVTLAPPVFIDGWSTPWYRQLRHVVYCIPGMSAKMKVEEDEPFGIKNTTVRAIVKAKFARGDNFHYRWVPLACIRQVDRLRRQVLARASNISCPTLVVHAREDELTSLKSAEFLQAALPDVRVVVLENSYHMICVDNDRDLVTNSVLEFFGYPPAPPRRMRGADKAEA from the coding sequence ATGAGCGTTCGTACCGGCGCCCTGCTGATTCACGGCCTGGGCGGCACCCAATTCGATCTCGGGTCCATGCACAAGGTGTTGCAGCGTGCGGGAGTGGAGACCCACGCCGTCACCCTGCCTGGCCATGGCGGCCAGCCGGAGGATCTGGTGAACGTGCGCATGGAAGACTGGCTGGACGCCGTCGCCGCCGCGTATCAGGAACTGGCGCCGCAATACGAGACCTTCCACGTCCTCGGCATGTGCCTGGGCTCCCTGCTGGCGCTGGCTTTGTGCGAGCGTGTGCAGCATGCCAAGGGCAAGCTGGTGACGCTGGCGCCGCCGGTCTTCATCGATGGCTGGTCGACCCCCTGGTACCGCCAGCTGCGGCATGTGGTGTACTGCATTCCCGGCATGTCCGCCAAGATGAAAGTAGAGGAAGACGAGCCGTTCGGCATCAAGAACACCACGGTGCGGGCCATCGTCAAGGCCAAGTTCGCGCGCGGCGACAATTTCCATTATCGCTGGGTGCCACTGGCCTGCATCCGCCAAGTCGACCGCTTGCGCCGCCAGGTGTTGGCGCGCGCCAGCAACATTTCTTGCCCGACGCTGGTGGTGCATGCGCGCGAAGACGAGCTGACCAGCCTGAAATCGGCCGAATTCCTGCAGGCGGCCTTGCCGGATGTGCGGGTGGTGGTGCTGGAAAACAGTTACCACATGATCTGCGTCGACAACGACCGTGACCTGGTCACCAACAGCGTGCTGGAATTCTTCGGTTATCCGCCGGCGCCCCCGCGGCGGATGCGCGGCGCCGACAAGGCTGAAGCCTAG